Proteins encoded together in one Ciona intestinalis chromosome 1, KH, whole genome shotgun sequence window:
- the LOC101242150 gene encoding deleted in malignant brain tumors 1 protein-like: protein MLGRKTQLLFLLCLTTLSQQTVAEENSNGIHHKPAQVVSDRHSPFANPKSISKVKACQGGESLSLFSGNFTSPNYPNYYDNKLYCTWLIQMPYQGYIVNLTVIDRQLQYSHDYLYLYDGPSTNSPLLAALTGAMYFPTTYYSSTSTMFVVLETDDYGQEKGFRVNYTNAYPQKTTAPTVVLTTAIPDKACNGGDYIYSPSGYISSPNYPENYADDLSCTWQIRIPNNYNVIKLSVSDFNVEDVFDFLNVYDGPSNNFPLIASWTGQYYSETVYSSSCDMFLLFHSDPVLARSGFKVYFESVSQIEASKRNKDK from the coding sequence atgttAGGAAGGAAAACACAGCTACTTTTTCTCTTATGTTTGACCACCTTGTCACAACAGACAGTTGCTGAAGAGAACTCGAATGGCATCCACCACAAGCCAGCGCAAGTGGTTTCAGATAGGCATAGCCCGTTCGCTAATCCCAAATCCATTAGTAAAGTTAAGGCTTGCCAGGGCGGTGAAAGCCTAAGCCTTTTCTCTGGAAATTTCACTTCGCCAAACTATCCGAATTACTACGACAACAAGCTATATTGTACATGGTTAATCCAAATGCCATATCAAGGCTACATTGTCAACCTCACAGTCATCGACCGCCAGTTGCAATACAGCCATGATTACTTATATCTGTATGATGGCCCTTCAACAAATTCTCCGCTTCTAGCTGCATTAACTGGTGCCATGTATTTTCCTACTACATATTATTCTTCTACTAGCACCATGTTCGTTGTACTAGAAACCGATGATTACGGCCAAGAGAAGGGTTTCAGGGTTAACTACACCAATGCCTATCCTCAGAAAACTACAGCCCCGACCGTTGTGTTAACAACAGCAATTCCCGATAAAGCGTGTAACGGGGGtgattatatatattcacCTTCAGGTTACATATCATCACCTAACTATCCTGAAAACTACGCCGATGATTTAAGCTGCACCTGGCAGATCAGGATTCCAAACAACTACAACGTTATAAAACTTTCAGTTTCAGACTTTAACGTTGAAGATGTATTTGATTTCCTAAACGTATACGATGGTCCTTCTAATAACTTTCCTTTAATAGCATCATGGACTGGCCAATATTATTCTGAAACCGTTTATTCGTCTTCGTGtgatatgtttttactttttcattctgACCCTGTGTTGGCGCGGTCGGGTTTTAAGGTTTACTTTGAATCTGTAAGTCAAATTGAAGCGTCGAAAAgaaataaagataaataa